In Rhodospirillum rubrum ATCC 11170, a genomic segment contains:
- the glgX gene encoding glycogen debranching protein GlgX, protein MPLTRPRVWPGRPYPLGGTWDGRGVNFALFSEHAEKVELCLFDGDDGRELSRVPLPEYTDEIWHGYLPDVRPGQRYGYRVYGPYAPHAGHRFNPNKLVLDPYARSWGGRLQWTDAHFGYRFGAASEDLTFDTRDNSAFMPKCVIVETAFTWDDDRAPRRPWHDSVLYELHVKGFTIRHPEVPRAIRGTFAGMSTQAVVSYLKSLGITAIELLPVQAFVDERHLVKNNLTNYWGYASLGYFAPQPSYLASGKLGEFKTFVQVMHDAGIEVILDVVYNHTAEGNHLGPTFSFKGIDNASYYRLVPGNERFYADSTGCGNALNLRHPRVLQMVMDSLRYWVREMHVDGFRFDLATTLARDHGRFDPHSAFIEALRQDPVLSTVKLIAEPWDVGDGGYRLGGFPPGFAEWNDRYRDTVRRFWKGDRGQVADLATRLTGSSDLFANRGRCPWASINFVTAHDGFTLADLVSYNGKHNEANGENNRDGTDNNNSWNHGIEGPTSDPSIQALRRRQVRNFLATLLLSQGVPMLVAGDEFGRSQRGNNNPYCQDNEISWINWAAIDAEGQSLARMVRWLIRLRRRHIVFHRNRFFHGTTLRGTDVKDITWLEPDGRERSDARDWTDPEERFLAFLIRGEAGEYFVTEMGDPEPDHSFLVALNADSRPVPMLLPVLTAGTRWVLLFDTARPGAERRPAPADGKMYSVEGRSLTVFRREPGLRDGDGDGPWELDGFPEV, encoded by the coding sequence ATGCCGCTTACGCGACCGCGAGTCTGGCCCGGCCGCCCCTATCCCCTTGGCGGGACCTGGGATGGCCGGGGGGTCAATTTTGCGTTGTTTTCCGAGCATGCGGAAAAGGTGGAACTTTGCCTTTTCGACGGGGATGACGGCCGGGAACTCTCGCGCGTTCCTCTTCCCGAATACACCGATGAGATTTGGCATGGCTATCTGCCCGACGTTCGCCCGGGCCAGCGCTACGGCTATCGGGTTTACGGCCCCTATGCCCCCCATGCCGGCCATCGTTTCAATCCCAACAAGCTGGTGCTCGACCCTTACGCCCGTTCGTGGGGCGGGCGCCTGCAGTGGACCGATGCCCATTTCGGCTATCGCTTCGGCGCGGCGTCGGAAGATCTGACCTTCGACACCCGCGACAATTCCGCCTTCATGCCCAAATGCGTCATCGTCGAAACCGCCTTCACCTGGGATGACGACCGCGCCCCGCGCCGGCCCTGGCACGACAGCGTGTTGTACGAGCTTCACGTCAAGGGCTTCACCATCCGCCATCCCGAGGTGCCGCGCGCCATTCGCGGCACCTTCGCCGGCATGTCGACCCAGGCGGTGGTGTCCTATCTGAAATCCCTGGGCATCACGGCGATCGAGCTTTTGCCGGTTCAGGCCTTTGTCGATGAGCGCCATCTGGTCAAGAACAACTTGACCAATTATTGGGGTTACGCCTCGCTGGGTTATTTCGCCCCCCAGCCGTCCTATCTGGCCAGCGGCAAGCTGGGCGAGTTCAAGACCTTCGTGCAGGTCATGCATGACGCCGGCATCGAGGTTATCCTTGATGTCGTTTACAACCATACGGCCGAGGGCAATCACCTTGGCCCGACCTTCAGTTTCAAAGGCATCGACAACGCCAGCTATTACCGGCTGGTGCCGGGCAACGAGCGTTTCTACGCCGACAGCACGGGCTGCGGCAACGCGCTCAACCTGCGCCACCCCCGGGTTTTGCAGATGGTCATGGACTCGCTGCGCTATTGGGTGCGCGAGATGCATGTCGATGGTTTCCGCTTCGATCTGGCGACGACCCTGGCCCGCGACCACGGCCGCTTCGATCCCCATTCCGCCTTTATCGAGGCCCTGCGCCAGGATCCGGTGCTCTCCACCGTCAAGCTGATCGCCGAGCCCTGGGACGTCGGCGATGGCGGCTACCGGCTGGGCGGCTTCCCCCCGGGCTTCGCCGAATGGAATGACCGTTACCGCGATACCGTGCGGCGCTTTTGGAAGGGCGATCGCGGGCAGGTGGCCGATCTGGCGACCCGGCTGACCGGGTCTTCGGACCTGTTCGCCAATCGCGGCCGCTGCCCCTGGGCCAGCATCAATTTCGTCACCGCCCATGACGGGTTCACCCTGGCCGATCTTGTCTCCTACAACGGCAAGCACAACGAGGCCAATGGCGAGAACAACCGGGACGGCACGGATAACAACAATTCGTGGAACCACGGGATTGAAGGGCCGACCTCGGATCCGTCGATCCAGGCCTTGCGCCGTCGGCAGGTGCGGAACTTCCTTGCCACCTTGCTGTTGTCGCAAGGGGTGCCGATGCTGGTGGCCGGCGATGAATTCGGGCGCAGCCAGCGCGGCAACAACAATCCCTACTGCCAGGACAACGAGATTTCCTGGATCAATTGGGCGGCGATCGATGCCGAGGGCCAGTCCCTCGCCCGCATGGTGCGCTGGCTGATACGCTTGCGCCGGCGCCATATCGTCTTTCATCGCAACCGCTTCTTTCACGGAACGACCCTGCGCGGCACCGATGTCAAGGACATCACCTGGCTTGAGCCCGACGGCCGCGAGCGCTCCGATGCCCGCGATTGGACCGACCCGGAAGAGCGTTTCCTGGCCTTTCTCATCCGCGGCGAGGCCGGCGAGTACTTTGTGACCGAAATGGGCGATCCCGAGCCCGATCATAGCTTTTTGGTAGCCCTGAACGCCGATTCCCGCCCGGTGCCGATGCTTCTGCCCGTGCTGACGGCGGGCACGCGCTGGGTCTTGCTGTTCGACACGGCGCGGCCGGGGGCGGAACGGCGCCCGGCCCCGGCCGACGGCAAGATGTATTCGGTGGAGGGGCGATCGCTGACGGTGTTCCGGCGCGAGCCGGGACTGCGGGATGGGGATGGGGATGGTCCCTGGGAATTGGATGGCTTCCCCGAGGTATGA